A genomic segment from Clostridium pasteurianum BC1 encodes:
- a CDS encoding MMPL family transporter — translation MHKIIKYRWVIFVVWIAAVVLSVVYSPDLNKVLRDKGQQFLSDDNPSVKADNILKKMNKTSGNADLMVFNSKNKLTSSDMDNIKAGVNIIKDNEKDLGVSDMLDPFNIPDIKSNLVSKDEKTVMVTFRLNKNGREVSDIQNEFKNKLKDVHINYYLTGEDFINDDYIKVISNGVDKSAILTIIFILVILIIMFRSFVTPIVSLLAVGISYIVSMAIVGQFVYRFNYPVSSLTQMVLVLILFGIGTDYNILLFNRFKDEMSKSNSIDEAIIKTYKTAGKTIVFSIATVFIAFLSLTLAKFGMYRSANCVAIGVIILLLEILTLTPFIMKTLGIKLFWPSKEVTNHKPSKFWGKATSFSVKKPALVSIIIILVLIPIVLFNVQKYSYDTINELSDSVGSVKGFNLVADSFGKGQALTTTVVLQNNKPMNNNADLSAIDNLTKQIRNVKGVKSVSSVTEPLSNPIDLLYIGKQTQQVTEGISKSRNGVDTINNGLTQINNNLNSVNLNDLSKVDALVAGTTQVQNGLTAITSGMNQVNTVISQGADGADKLNAGIVQAKNGLAQVVSYTQQLSAGVSQIHDKYNQLGASYAGIEKGADDLQSGISEIQEHIREIKNASSTLNDNSNELFNSFAALNNDSGFKTAITNDPYLKKAVDGIGQLNGGIGQLNGGITQLSTGVEGLNTGAQKLNNGVVEFKKNYDTVTSNLGDVTTNINNINAAQNQIVTGLSQLQDGSSALASGLRAGGNGQSEIIQNMSKLNSGLSQVKGGQVQLNDELKKFSSSIPELKDALGQSGNGLSSISSGLNQTNNYLDQLTNTQTFFLPSEQLNSDDFKKSLDMYMTDDRKITKLTVVLDADPYSTEAMNTAKNINDIIPNAINGTDLKNATYGVTGTSASDYDLNKIALSDLNTIKVIVLIAIFAVLVLVIRSPLISLYISIALMAAYYISSSLLNFIVFHIFKLDGISWNVPFFSFVMIVALGVDYSIFLMMRFKECKGISKNEAIIIASKNIGGIVMSAALILGGTFITMAPSGVKLLIQLAIAVVIGLAALSLLLLPIFVPSLIALPGWINNLMDKNKDDSFEDSKVS, via the coding sequence ATGCATAAAATAATAAAATACAGATGGGTTATATTTGTGGTGTGGATTGCTGCAGTAGTATTATCAGTAGTATATTCACCAGATCTAAATAAGGTACTTAGAGATAAGGGACAGCAATTTTTAAGTGATGATAATCCTTCTGTTAAAGCGGATAATATTCTAAAGAAAATGAATAAGACCTCAGGAAATGCTGATCTGATGGTGTTTAACAGTAAAAATAAATTGACTTCCAGTGATATGGATAATATAAAGGCTGGAGTAAATATCATTAAGGATAATGAAAAAGACCTTGGTGTAAGTGATATGCTTGATCCATTTAATATACCGGATATTAAATCAAATCTGGTTTCAAAAGATGAAAAAACTGTTATGGTGACTTTTAGACTTAATAAAAACGGACGTGAAGTAAGTGATATACAAAATGAATTTAAAAATAAACTTAAAGATGTTCATATAAATTATTATTTAACAGGAGAAGATTTTATAAATGATGATTATATAAAGGTTATTTCCAATGGTGTTGATAAAAGTGCAATACTTACTATAATTTTTATATTAGTTATATTAATAATTATGTTCAGGTCTTTTGTTACTCCAATTGTTTCTCTACTTGCAGTAGGAATATCCTATATTGTTTCCATGGCCATTGTAGGACAGTTTGTCTATAGATTTAATTACCCTGTTTCATCACTTACCCAGATGGTTCTTGTACTTATATTATTTGGTATTGGAACAGATTATAATATCCTCTTATTTAACAGATTTAAAGATGAAATGTCAAAGAGTAACTCAATAGATGAGGCAATTATAAAGACCTATAAAACTGCTGGAAAAACAATAGTTTTTAGTATAGCTACAGTTTTTATAGCATTTTTAAGTCTTACTCTTGCTAAATTTGGAATGTATCGTTCTGCAAACTGTGTTGCTATTGGTGTAATAATACTTTTACTTGAAATACTAACCCTTACTCCTTTTATAATGAAAACTTTGGGAATAAAACTTTTCTGGCCTTCAAAAGAAGTTACCAATCACAAGCCAAGTAAGTTTTGGGGGAAAGCAACTTCATTTTCAGTAAAAAAACCAGCTTTAGTTTCAATTATAATAATACTTGTTCTTATTCCTATAGTTTTATTTAATGTTCAAAAGTATTCCTATGATACAATAAATGAACTGAGTGATTCTGTTGGATCTGTAAAAGGCTTTAATTTGGTGGCAGATTCTTTTGGAAAGGGGCAGGCACTGACAACTACAGTAGTTCTTCAGAATAATAAACCAATGAACAATAATGCTGATTTAAGTGCAATTGATAATTTAACTAAGCAAATTAGAAATGTTAAGGGAGTTAAGTCTGTATCCAGTGTGACAGAACCTTTGTCTAATCCTATTGATTTGCTTTATATAGGGAAACAGACTCAGCAGGTAACGGAAGGAATTTCAAAGTCTAGGAATGGTGTAGATACAATAAATAATGGGTTAACACAGATTAATAACAATTTAAATTCGGTTAACTTAAATGATTTATCTAAAGTTGATGCCCTAGTAGCTGGAACTACACAGGTTCAAAATGGATTAACTGCTATAACTTCAGGAATGAATCAGGTAAATACAGTGATTTCTCAGGGAGCTGATGGTGCAGATAAGCTTAATGCTGGTATAGTTCAGGCTAAGAATGGTCTGGCACAGGTAGTAAGCTATACACAGCAGTTATCAGCTGGAGTATCACAAATACATGATAAATATAATCAATTGGGAGCTTCCTATGCTGGGATTGAGAAGGGTGCTGATGATCTTCAAAGTGGGATCAGTGAAATTCAGGAACACATTAGAGAAATAAAAAATGCCTCCAGTACACTTAATGATAATTCTAATGAACTATTTAACTCATTTGCTGCGTTAAATAATGACTCTGGATTTAAAACTGCAATTACTAATGACCCATATTTAAAAAAAGCAGTTGATGGAATAGGGCAATTAAATGGTGGAATAGGACAATTAAATGGTGGTATTACTCAATTAAGCACTGGAGTTGAAGGGTTAAATACTGGTGCTCAGAAGTTAAACAACGGAGTTGTTGAATTCAAAAAGAATTACGATACTGTTACATCGAATCTTGGAGATGTTACAACAAATATAAATAATATTAATGCTGCTCAAAACCAGATAGTAACTGGACTTTCACAGCTTCAGGATGGTTCTTCTGCTTTAGCCAGTGGGCTTAGAGCAGGTGGAAATGGTCAAAGTGAAATAATACAAAATATGAGCAAACTTAATTCAGGATTAAGTCAGGTGAAGGGAGGTCAGGTTCAGCTTAATGATGAACTTAAGAAGTTTTCTTCAAGTATACCTGAATTAAAAGATGCCTTAGGACAAAGCGGTAATGGATTATCTTCTATTTCTAGTGGACTTAATCAGACAAACAATTATTTGGATCAATTAACTAATACTCAGACATTTTTCCTGCCAAGTGAACAATTAAATTCTGATGATTTTAAAAAATCCTTGGATATGTATATGACTGATGATAGAAAGATAACTAAGCTTACAGTGGTCTTGGATGCTGACCCTTATTCAACAGAGGCTATGAATACTGCAAAAAATATTAATGATATAATACCAAATGCTATTAATGGAACTGACCTTAAGAATGCAACCTATGGAGTTACTGGCACCAGTGCTTCTGACTATGACCTGAATAAAATAGCACTTAGTGACTTGAATACTATAAAGGTAATAGTTTTAATTGCTATATTTGCAGTACTGGTATTAGTGATAAGGTCACCTTTAATATCATTGTATATAAGTATAGCTTTAATGGCAGCTTACTATATATCATCCTCTTTATTGAATTTTATAGTATTCCATATATTTAAACTTGATGGAATTTCCTGGAATGTACCATTCTTCTCCTTCGTTATGATTGTAGCCTTAGGAGTTGACTACAGTATATTCCTAATGATGAGGTTTAAAGAATGCAAAGGTATTTCTAAAAATGAAGCAATAATCATAGCTTCAAAAAATATAGGTGGAATAGTAATGTCAGCGGCATTAATTCTTGGAGGTACCTTTATTACTATGGCACCATCTGGGGTGAAATTATTAATTCAACTGGCTATAGCCGTAGTTATTGGTCTTGCAGCTTTAAGTTTATTACTGCTGCCAATATTTGTACCATCACTTATTGCCCTGCCTGGGTGGATAAATAATTTGATGGATAAAAATAAGGATGATTCCTTTGAGGATAGTAAAGTTTCGTAA
- a CDS encoding phosphohydrolase → MDHAVLGSEIAEGILRSLEYEEEKIEKIKHCIIAHRFRTGNEPTTIEAKILFDSDKLDAIGAIGIARTFMLSGQFGQRLRVDEAINDYLEDNTVENGRLKDVSKHTPFIEYEVKFKKIPDKLYTEKAKEIGKERLKFMAEYFNRLKLEIEGVE, encoded by the coding sequence ATTGACCATGCTGTTTTAGGTAGTGAAATTGCCGAGGGCATATTGAGAAGTTTAGAATATGAAGAAGAAAAAATAGAAAAAATAAAACACTGTATTATAGCTCATAGATTCAGAACCGGAAATGAGCCTACTACAATAGAAGCAAAGATACTTTTCGATTCAGATAAACTTGATGCTATTGGTGCTATTGGGATTGCCCGTACTTTTATGTTATCAGGACAATTTGGACAAAGATTGAGGGTAGATGAAGCAATTAATGATTATTTAGAGGATAACACTGTTGAAAACGGAAGATTAAAAGATGTTTCAAAACATACGCCTTTTATTGAATATGAAGTAAAGTTTAAAAAAATCCCTGACAAATTGTATACAGAAAAAGCAAAAGAGATTGGAAAAGAGAGGCTTAAATTTATGGCGGAATATTTTAATAGATTGAAGCTAGAGATAGAAGGCGTTGAATAG
- a CDS encoding peptidase MA family metallohydrolase, which yields MIGKRKEDCSGNVEFKRIYKEKDYKLNLKKETQHFIVYYTEIDKTCIDKVLDVLENNYNRITINFSEQLQKKMTIEIHSDLNQLHVALGFPNAPDWIRGGLGVGKIVIASPLNPPPGSDFDNVLNTAVHEFVHILVNKINGNTPRWLNEGVACYEAKDNDENWIRKTVKNGLISNMIPTFKDLDTGEDFQTFFNRNGYQYSYTIVESIIEEFGYDKLCSLIKCPNNFMNIFGVTEKQLQNKWIEYIKQNYLLT from the coding sequence ATGATAGGAAAAAGAAAAGAAGATTGTTCAGGTAATGTAGAATTTAAACGGATATATAAAGAGAAAGATTACAAGCTAAATTTAAAAAAAGAAACTCAACATTTTATAGTTTATTACACCGAAATAGACAAGACATGTATAGATAAAGTTTTAGATGTTCTTGAAAATAATTATAATAGAATTACCATTAATTTTAGTGAACAACTTCAGAAGAAAATGACTATTGAAATTCATTCAGATCTTAATCAGCTTCATGTTGCTTTGGGATTTCCCAATGCACCTGATTGGATAAGAGGAGGGCTTGGGGTAGGTAAAATTGTCATAGCATCCCCTTTAAATCCACCACCAGGTTCAGATTTTGATAACGTATTAAATACAGCTGTTCACGAGTTCGTTCATATCTTAGTAAATAAAATAAATGGGAATACACCAAGATGGTTGAATGAAGGAGTTGCCTGTTACGAAGCAAAAGATAATGATGAAAATTGGATAAGAAAAACCGTTAAGAACGGATTAATAAGTAATATGATTCCCACATTCAAAGATTTAGATACTGGAGAGGATTTTCAAACGTTTTTCAACCGTAATGGGTATCAATACTCATATACCATAGTAGAATCAATAATAGAAGAGTTTGGTTATGATAAGCTATGTAGTTTAATAAAATGCCCTAATAATTTCATGAATATTTTTGGTGTAACAGAGAAGCAATTGCAAAATAAATGGATAGAGTACATTAAGCAAAACTATCTGCTAACATAA
- a CDS encoding class I SAM-dependent methyltransferase, whose translation MNLQKEYWNKIYESILDKKLKYDPWLDKYENILMKSKDTPIIDLGCGFGNDTLYLKERKYEVISCDFSEKALRRLSNFIDNLNVKCFDMKDGLPFQDSSAKVIISDLSLHYFTWNETQDILKEIKRVLINEGTLICRVNSTRDMNYGAGQGIKIEENFYNIDGNLKRFFNESQLRELFREWDILYIMETEINRYNMSKIAWEISIKKM comes from the coding sequence ATGAATCTACAAAAAGAATATTGGAATAAAATATATGAATCAATTTTGGATAAAAAACTTAAATATGACCCATGGTTAGATAAATATGAGAATATACTTATGAAATCAAAGGATACTCCAATTATTGATTTAGGATGTGGATTTGGGAATGATACTCTTTACCTCAAAGAGAGAAAATATGAAGTGATTTCTTGTGATTTTTCAGAAAAGGCATTAAGACGATTGAGTAATTTTATTGATAATTTAAATGTTAAATGCTTTGATATGAAAGATGGCTTGCCTTTTCAAGATAGTTCTGCAAAAGTAATTATTTCAGACCTTTCATTACATTATTTTACATGGAATGAAACTCAAGATATATTGAAAGAAATAAAAAGAGTTTTAATAAACGAGGGTACATTGATATGTAGAGTTAATTCAACAAGAGATATGAATTATGGCGCAGGACAAGGGATAAAAATAGAAGAAAATTTTTATAATATTGATGGTAATTTAAAGAGATTTTTTAATGAATCACAATTGAGAGAACTTTTTAGAGAATGGGATATTCTATATATAATGGAAACAGAGATAAATAGGTACAATATGAGTAAAATAGCATGGGAAATTTCAATTAAGAAAATGTGA
- a CDS encoding GNAT family N-acetyltransferase — protein MITLNYRLLEKADSNDYIIEKGTINDIDELASLYDDLNDYLQTGINYPGWIKGIYPIRETAVNGIKNNNLFVLKINNEIAGSIILNHEPETAYSQVAWGIEADYNDIIVIHTLVVHPKYMKNGAGKKLMDFAKTYSIEQEMKAIRLDVSIHNAPAISLYEKSGYKYVGTVDLGLNIPELVWFKLYEIVIL, from the coding sequence ATGATTACTTTGAATTATAGATTACTTGAAAAAGCAGATAGTAATGATTACATAATAGAAAAAGGAACAATAAATGACATAGATGAACTAGCGAGTTTATATGATGATTTAAATGATTATTTACAAACAGGAATAAATTATCCAGGATGGATAAAGGGCATATATCCTATTAGAGAAACAGCTGTTAACGGAATTAAAAATAATAATTTATTTGTATTAAAAATTAATAATGAAATAGCAGGTTCTATAATACTAAATCATGAACCTGAAACTGCATACTCTCAAGTAGCCTGGGGAATTGAAGCGGACTACAATGATATTATTGTAATACATACTCTTGTTGTTCATCCAAAGTATATGAAAAACGGTGCTGGAAAAAAGTTAATGGATTTTGCAAAGACATATAGTATTGAACAGGAAATGAAAGCAATTCGTTTAGATGTCTCTATTCATAATGCACCGGCAATCTCATTATATGAGAAGAGTGGATATAAATATGTTGGAACTGTTGATCTGGGTTTAAATATTCCAGAATTAGTTTGGTTTAAACTGTATGAGATAGTGATTTTATAA
- a CDS encoding histidine phosphatase family protein — MTQFYFIRHGEQDWDSIEKYNLKGQAMDLIPLTDNGIKQAKKASKDVRIGNSNIIISSPYTRALQTASIISKETGVDLHVEFDLREWQSDLNFNYDSKDQLIELWHDYTMHGGVYPQDELKLWETKENLRKRIDSVLVRYLNYSRVTVVAHAEIFAALVPVDKILHCSILEYTKI; from the coding sequence TTGACACAATTTTATTTCATTAGACATGGCGAGCAAGATTGGGATAGTATAGAGAAATATAATTTAAAAGGACAAGCAATGGATTTGATACCTTTGACGGACAATGGTATCAAGCAGGCTAAAAAAGCTTCTAAGGATGTAAGAATAGGTAACTCAAATATTATTATTTCTTCACCATATACACGAGCGCTACAAACTGCTTCTATTATATCAAAGGAGACTGGAGTTGATTTACACGTAGAATTTGACTTGAGAGAATGGCAGTCAGATTTAAATTTTAACTATGATTCGAAAGATCAATTAATTGAATTATGGCATGACTATACTATGCATGGGGGAGTATACCCACAAGATGAGTTAAAACTTTGGGAAACAAAAGAAAATCTTAGAAAAAGAATTGATTCGGTTTTGGTGAGATATTTAAATTATTCGAGGGTAACTGTGGTTGCTCATGCAGAAATATTTGCTGCATTAGTTCCAGTGGATAAAATTTTACATTGTTCAATATTAGAATATACTAAAATTTAA
- a CDS encoding methyltransferase domain-containing protein encodes MADWNSVQYLKFENERTQPAIDLANRINIDNPKKVLDIGCGPGNSTQVLAQRFPNAYILGVDNSLNMIETAKKNYPKLYFMSCDVSKDLSMLDNDFDIIFSNACLQWIPNHNELLKNIIGLLKPDGILAIQIPMNYEEPIHKIIQEVSTSEKWKSEFPNPRVFYNLTQSQYFDLLSEISSDFSMWETIYCHKLKSHNGIIEWYRGTGLRPYLNILSDEKKKAFEEDIFKRVVKEYPTQKNGNIIFRFPRFFFIAVR; translated from the coding sequence ATGGCAGATTGGAATTCAGTACAATATTTGAAATTTGAAAATGAAAGAACACAGCCAGCAATTGATCTGGCTAATCGTATTAATATTGATAATCCCAAAAAGGTTCTTGATATTGGTTGTGGTCCGGGAAATAGTACACAGGTTTTGGCACAAAGATTTCCAAATGCATACATTCTCGGCGTTGATAATTCCTTAAACATGATTGAAACCGCAAAGAAAAATTATCCTAAGCTTTATTTTATGAGTTGTGATGTAAGCAAAGATTTATCAATGCTTGACAATGATTTTGATATTATTTTTTCAAATGCCTGCCTTCAGTGGATACCAAATCACAATGAACTTTTAAAAAACATAATTGGACTGCTGAAGCCTGATGGAATACTTGCAATACAAATACCAATGAATTACGAAGAGCCAATTCATAAAATTATCCAAGAAGTTTCAACAAGTGAAAAGTGGAAATCAGAATTTCCTAATCCTAGAGTTTTCTATAATCTTACACAAAGTCAATACTTTGATTTGCTTTCAGAAATTTCATCGGATTTTTCTATGTGGGAAACTATATATTGCCATAAACTAAAATCTCATAATGGCATCATAGAATGGTATCGTGGTACAGGGTTGAGACCATATTTAAATATTCTATCAGATGAGAAAAAGAAAGCCTTTGAGGAGGACATTTTTAAACGGGTTGTAAAAGAATATCCAACACAGAAAAATGGCAATATTATCTTTAGATTTCCAAGATTCTTTTTTATTGCTGTGAGATGA
- a CDS encoding alpha/beta fold hydrolase, with protein sequence MKSVNFIFKSEDSLEIYVYKWEPEKNINIKGVIQIAHGMAETAARYEGFAKMLTENGYIVYINDHRGHGKTAKNIENVGYLAEKDGFEWLVKDMHTLTGIIKKENKDLPIFLLGYSMGSFLTQRYIMLYGKELKGAILYGSNGRQGLILRIGLLVSKLEIKKNGVKAKSQILNDLIFGGYNKPFKPNRTKFDWLNRNNEEVDKYIKDPFCGTVFTCSFYYDFFKCLIEIENKKNLKTVPRDLPIYIFSGGKDPVGKSGKGVKRLVETYKSLGVKDLTFKLYKDGRHDMLNEINKDEVIEDVLAWLSRYSLKVLKTI encoded by the coding sequence ATGAAATCTGTAAATTTTATTTTTAAAAGTGAAGATAGTTTGGAAATTTACGTTTATAAGTGGGAACCAGAAAAAAATATTAATATTAAAGGAGTTATACAGATAGCTCATGGTATGGCGGAGACAGCAGCAAGATATGAAGGATTTGCAAAGATGTTAACGGAGAATGGATATATTGTTTATATTAATGACCATAGAGGACATGGTAAGACTGCAAAAAATATAGAGAATGTTGGTTATTTAGCAGAAAAAGATGGTTTTGAATGGCTAGTGAAGGATATGCATACCCTTACTGGTATTATAAAAAAAGAAAATAAAGATTTGCCAATATTTTTATTAGGTTATAGTATGGGATCCTTCTTGACCCAACGATACATAATGCTATATGGAAAGGAATTAAAAGGAGCTATACTTTATGGTTCTAATGGTAGGCAAGGACTTATATTAAGGATTGGATTACTAGTTTCTAAATTGGAAATTAAAAAAAATGGAGTAAAAGCAAAGAGCCAGATATTAAATGATCTCATTTTCGGAGGATATAATAAACCGTTTAAGCCAAACAGAACTAAATTTGATTGGCTTAACAGGAATAATGAGGAAGTAGACAAGTATATAAAAGATCCATTTTGCGGCACTGTATTTACCTGCAGCTTTTACTATGATTTTTTTAAATGTTTAATAGAAATAGAAAATAAGAAAAATCTAAAAACTGTTCCTAGAGATTTACCTATATATATTTTCTCCGGTGGAAAAGATCCTGTAGGAAAAAGTGGTAAGGGAGTAAAAAGATTAGTTGAAACTTATAAGTCACTGGGAGTGAAAGATCTTACCTTTAAGCTTTATAAGGATGGCAGACATGACATGTTAAATGAAATTAATAAAGATGAAGTTATTGAAGATGTTTTGGCATGGCTTTCAAGGTATTCTCTTAAAGTGCTTAAAACAATTTGA
- a CDS encoding CDP-alcohol phosphatidyltransferase family protein has protein sequence MNIVYKILPNIITLSRILLTYVFLLLQNKQYHDIKNRETFLCLSIVFLCICITDLIDGKIARFLNSKSFIGSLLDVAADAAFIFSSFIFLNIHGIIPFWFTIVILSKFVEFIITSYVWKKLNNKTSELFISDPIGKLTAVLFYIIPGIVGILFYKFQNNLLLATNTLIFIATTLSVISSCIRCSNCFKHFKRIP, from the coding sequence ATGAACATTGTATACAAAATACTCCCTAATATAATTACTCTATCTAGAATTTTATTGACTTACGTATTTCTTTTATTACAAAATAAACAATATCATGATATAAAAAATAGGGAGACTTTTCTGTGTTTATCAATTGTTTTTTTATGTATATGTATTACAGATTTAATTGATGGAAAGATTGCCAGATTTCTCAATAGTAAATCCTTTATAGGAAGCCTTCTAGATGTGGCAGCAGATGCTGCCTTTATTTTTTCATCATTTATATTCCTGAATATTCATGGAATTATACCTTTTTGGTTTACAATAGTCATATTAAGCAAATTTGTTGAATTTATAATCACATCCTATGTATGGAAAAAGCTGAATAATAAAACCTCTGAATTATTCATATCTGATCCTATAGGTAAATTAACAGCAGTTTTATTTTATATTATTCCTGGAATAGTAGGAATTTTATTTTACAAATTTCAGAATAATCTATTATTAGCAACTAATACGTTGATATTTATTGCAACTACATTATCAGTTATTTCATCTTGCATAAGATGCTCAAATTGTTTTAAGCACTTTAAGAGAATACCTTGA
- a CDS encoding flavodoxin family protein has product MKIILKVLLYIVLGILALCISEMLFFFILIHSNNTEKGNKTVIMKTDSIAHSKALVVYQPSLMTDSTKNVAYDLAKGLNSKGYDVTIAYPGKYLSTDLSTYKVVVFGSPIYIGQTSSVLNDYIKSVNNLKDQKILLFVTGGADDSEQLNSLEKLFTNAEIPMKISFKYNDKGNENKAFNLGSEIGKE; this is encoded by the coding sequence ATGAAAATTATTTTAAAAGTTCTTTTATATATAGTTTTAGGAATACTTGCCTTATGTATATCAGAAATGTTGTTTTTCTTTATCCTTATACATTCAAATAATACAGAAAAGGGAAACAAAACAGTAATTATGAAAACAGATTCAATAGCACATTCAAAGGCACTTGTTGTATACCAACCCTCTTTAATGACTGATTCAACTAAAAATGTAGCTTATGACCTAGCTAAAGGACTAAACAGTAAGGGTTATGATGTAACCATTGCTTATCCGGGGAAATATCTTTCAACTGACCTTTCAACCTATAAGGTAGTTGTTTTTGGTTCTCCTATTTATATTGGACAAACTTCTTCTGTGTTAAACGATTATATAAAAAGTGTTAATAATTTAAAAGATCAAAAAATCCTTTTATTTGTTACAGGTGGAGCGGATGATTCAGAACAGCTCAATAGCTTAGAAAAGCTTTTTACAAATGCTGAGATTCCAATGAAAATATCATTCAAATATAATGATAAAGGCAATGAAAATAAAGCTTTTAATTTAGGTTCTGAAATTGGAAAGGAATAA
- a CDS encoding flavodoxin domain-containing protein: protein MKTLIVYATKHGFAEKCGKLLKDKLSGEVTTVNIKKDTLPNLSSFDKIVIGGSIYMGRIQKEITEFCTENLDVLKDKKIGLFVCGMQKDNIETEIATSFPNDLLTHVSVKECFGGEFILKNMNPLERFIIKIVAKTKDDVSSISEENINKFAQIMNTL, encoded by the coding sequence ATGAAAACACTTATAGTCTACGCAACAAAACATGGTTTTGCAGAAAAATGCGGCAAGCTTTTAAAAGATAAACTTTCTGGTGAAGTTACAACTGTAAATATTAAAAAGGATACTCTTCCTAACCTATCTTCCTTTGATAAAATTGTTATAGGAGGCTCTATTTACATGGGAAGAATTCAAAAAGAAATAACTGAATTTTGTACCGAAAATCTTGATGTCCTAAAAGATAAAAAAATAGGTCTCTTTGTCTGTGGTATGCAAAAAGATAATATTGAAACTGAAATAGCCACTTCTTTTCCAAATGATTTATTAACTCATGTCTCTGTTAAAGAGTGCTTTGGCGGTGAATTTATACTGAAAAATATGAATCCTCTAGAAAGATTCATAATAAAAATAGTGGCTAAAACAAAAGATGATGTGTCTAGTATTTCTGAGGAAAATATCAATAAATTTGCTCAGATAATGAATACTCTTTAA
- a CDS encoding TetR/AcrR family transcriptional regulator has product MGTKERKEREKDEHRELILSAANEIIEKEGLENLSIRKIAARIEYSPAIIYHYFKDKEEIINIIMQKSYEKILDVLSSSEISNYTPENKIRHSLHKYIYLALEMPEEYRTILLNNSPGVREHTSVLFKGASIKRKALGILYQSLKDIYMNKNIEDNVIELTAQIIWTSTFGLILKLIVEKDTPEEQRKLLIDHHINLIVDGIILGKPLTSYVNSNT; this is encoded by the coding sequence ATGGGTACAAAAGAACGTAAGGAACGTGAAAAAGATGAGCATAGAGAGTTAATTCTCAGTGCAGCAAATGAAATTATAGAAAAAGAAGGTCTAGAAAATCTTTCTATCAGAAAAATTGCTGCCAGGATAGAATACTCCCCAGCAATTATATATCACTATTTTAAGGATAAAGAAGAAATAATAAATATTATTATGCAAAAATCCTATGAAAAAATATTAGATGTTTTATCTTCATCTGAAATTTCGAATTATACTCCTGAAAATAAAATAAGACATTCCCTACATAAATATATATACCTGGCTTTGGAAATGCCTGAGGAATATAGAACCATACTTCTTAACAACTCACCTGGAGTACGTGAGCATACATCAGTACTTTTCAAAGGTGCCTCTATAAAAAGAAAAGCTTTAGGTATACTATATCAATCTTTAAAAGATATTTATATGAACAAAAACATTGAGGATAATGTAATTGAGCTAACTGCACAAATAATATGGACTTCTACTTTTGGACTTATCTTAAAGCTGATAGTTGAAAAAGATACTCCTGAAGAACAGCGAAAGTTGCTTATTGACCACCATATAAATCTTATAGTAGATGGCATAATACTAGGAAAGCCATTAACTAGTTATGTGAATTCTAACACTTAA